CAAGCTCGTCGCTCTGGTCATTCGCGGTGATTTCAGTGACCACCATATTCCCAATGGTTTCGCTGCCGGATTGGTCCGAGATTCCCTTTTGGAAGCTCGCCAGCAGATAGTCATCCGGAACGGTGGTGGTGGCGCGGAGGAAGCCGGCCACTGGGTTATCTGCATCCGTGGACATATCTTCCACGTGGATTTCAGAGGCGGGTTGACCCTTGATCTGCGAGCCTTCGATCTGCAGGGTCGACGGCGTGGTCATATCCATCTGGGAAATCGAGCCGCGCATAAGCCCAAAGAGGAGGGGGCTGCCGCCAAAGCTTACCGAGGGATCCTCCGTGACCTCGATGCCTTCTTCTTTGGCGCTATTTTTAAACTCCTCGGTCATCTGGTTACCAATGAACCAGCGCAGGCCAAATTCGGCGGTGAGGATTAAAACAAGCAGCGCTACGAGGACGCCTACGACAATTTTCCAAGCGAGCGATCCGCCCGATTTCTTTGCAGCCATGACTACCAGTGTGGCGCATGAGGCGGCCGGTGGCAATGTGTGCTGGATATTAGCGGGGCGCGATGCTCTCCCAGCTCACAGTGAGCGTATTATCGCGCAGCCGGCGGCGGGGAGGCTGGAGGTTAAAGGGGGCATCGGCAAGCAGGGCGTGTGCCATGCGCCATCGCACCCGCGGGCCGTGCGGGGCCCACCCGGCGGCGCGATCCCAGGCCCTATCGGCGGCCTGCAGGAGCTCGTGGATGGGCTCGCCGGGCACGTTGCGGTGGATGAGCACCTTGGGCAGGCGCTCGGCCACATCGGAGGGACGGGCAACGTCGAAGGGATCCCACGCGAGCGTCAGCGTCTTCGGGCCATGCTGATCGAGCAGGATCCACGCCGCGCGCCGGCCCAGCTCATCGCAGGTGCCCTCCACGAAGAACCCGCCAGGTGCCAAGCGCGAGCACACCGTCTGCCAGGCCTCCGCGACCTGGTCCACGTCGTATTGGCGCAGCACATTAAAGGCGCGCACCACCTGCGGCCGGTAGCCAGCGAGCTCAAATCCGCCCAGCTCAAAGCGGACGCCATCGCGCGGCGGCAGTACCCTGTCCGGGTGGATTTCCAGCCCGCGCACATCCACGCGGGGGTTGATGCGGCGCAGCCACCGCGCCCACTCCACGGTGGTGGTATGCGAGGCACCGTAACCCACGTCGAGCGCGAGCGGGGTGCGCACGTGGCGCAGCAGGGCCGAGATTTCCGGGTGCGCCATCATCCACCTATCGCAGCGCCTGAGCCTGTTGTAGTTGGTGGTGCCGCGGGTAATAACGCCAAAAGGCCGACCCGCTGCTGCGCTGGCGCGCAGGTTATGAGCGTGGTCGGCCATGGGAATCGGTGGATGCTAAGGCTGGGGATGCCTTAGGAGTTTTCAGAAATCCACTGTTCGGTCAGCTTGCCCTCGTTATCAAAGAGCTCTGCGAGGGATTCGCCCACCTTCGGCTCGATGGCTGCGCCCATCATCGGAATCTTGACGGAGATCTCGTTGGTGTAGGTCAGCTTGGTCATCTCGCCCTCGCCGGCCAGGGAAATCTCGCCCTTGAAGTCCACCGGGGTGCCCTTGACGTCAGCGGTGTAATTGACGTCAGCGGCCTGGCCGTTGAGCTCGCCTACGGTGACCACGCGCTTGACCTTGAGGTCCTGCGAGACCATGGCGCGCACAGCCTCTGGCAAGAGGTTGGTCGGCAGGACCTCGTAGAGAGTTGCTACGTTATCGGAGAAATCGTGAACCTGGCCTGCCTCCGGGGAAAGATTTTCCACGATGTACTCCCAGTACCCCTGGGTAAGCAGCGCCTTGTGAACCATGTCGATAGGCTGATTGATGGTTACGGTGTTTTCACTACGAGTTGACATGCTTAACAGACTACCTTGGTATACGTGCTTGATAAATTTTTGACGCAACAACTCACAGCAATCGACGGCGTAGACGTGGATCCCACGGCGAGCTTTGCCGATCTCACCACCTTGCGCGTGGGGGGAAAGCCACAGGTCACGTTGCGTTGTTCGCTGCCCGAAGCAGCGGTTGCGGCACTGCGGTACCTCGCGAAAGAAAAAGTTCCTTTCATCGTGGTCG
The window above is part of the Corynebacterium accolens genome. Proteins encoded here:
- a CDS encoding LmeA family phospholipid-binding protein, translated to MAAKKSGGSLAWKIVVGVLVALLVLILTAEFGLRWFIGNQMTEEFKNSAKEEGIEVTEDPSVSFGGSPLLFGLMRGSISQMDMTTPSTLQIEGSQIKGQPASEIHVEDMSTDADNPVAGFLRATTTVPDDYLLASFQKGISDQSGSETIGNMVVTEITANDQSDELEVKFGGGLASLSLKPTARDGKLEINATEAAIFGLSLPEQATSAISDALQDGMSEQLVANDMQVESVDVGDGKLTLTITGTDVPMNDMDHFSAESGEQKKAA
- a CDS encoding DUF2505 domain-containing protein, translating into MSTRSENTVTINQPIDMVHKALLTQGYWEYIVENLSPEAGQVHDFSDNVATLYEVLPTNLLPEAVRAMVSQDLKVKRVVTVGELNGQAADVNYTADVKGTPVDFKGEISLAGEGEMTKLTYTNEISVKIPMMGAAIEPKVGESLAELFDNEGKLTEQWISENS